The region AGAGGACCACTCTTAGAGGTATAAGCAAGCCACATGTCACAGTCATGGGACAGTATTTAACCTGCTCAAGTGCTAGGACAGGGATTGCATCAGCTCTGGGCAATCAAGAGTTTTAATTGGTAGTGTTAATCGGACAGTACCATGGCTGCCAGTCAACTTAATGGGCAAGTTTTTCAAGCTGCAACGTCCACTCCAATAGGTATTTTACAGAAACTTTACACATAAAGTTTCAAGCATATCTAGCACTCCATAAATGAAACGAGACCAACTTTGTTCTGAGCCCTGTCATCTTCCAGCACAATCACTCACTTTTCTCTACCTTACCACCCATGCATTTACTTTGGATAACCAATGATAAACTGGAAACAGTAAGTAAGATGCAAATAACTTAAGTGTTCTGTGGTCAAACACACACCGCAGAACTGGAAATCAAAGTCTTTGACATTCAGTTTTGAAGCAGAATAcgcaaaaaaaccctgaagtacGCTCCTAATATTTTGTGGCATGCTAAATTAATAACCTACTTCTCGATCAAGTCCTCTGAATCAAGCAATACCTGCCATATTACACTAACATGTGAAATGCACAGATACAGAAGCAACATGGATCCCACAGGGCTCACTAACATCCTCTGTCTCAAACTGAGCAGGTAAAAATGAATGTAGAATTTAATGAAATTGAAGGTCGTATTTACTTACACAATGATATTGTTGATTGGGATATGGATCAATTTGACAAAGAAACCAATAAATCCCATTATCGCAAAGCCTATTGCTGTTGCCATGGCTATCTTCTGGaactctgcaaaaagaaaaaaaaatttagtctaGGAAGCCTCATGTATGCCATACAGGAGATGTGCACTACAGTGACCATAGGAGAGAGCTCTCTTTAGAAAATGGTAATGTTAACACAGGAAGAAGTTCAAAAGCAAACTGCATTGACACTGAGAAACAAATCCaccttttcagaaaacagatgagACTAAGAGAGAAGATGCTGTTTTCCACAAAGCATGGCAGATCTaaggttttttaaataataagcagaatcaaaaatacccacaGTCCATAACAATTCATGGAACATGTATTCCATTAGCTTTCCTTCATATCCCTACAAGCCCTGAAAATAATCACCAATACAAtatcagaaactgaaaagctgaatTAATGTTTGTCACAGGAAGACATCATCTTAAGTTCCCTCAAAAGTCAAGCACTTAAGTGATAGTCTCAATTATGTTAAGAAGCAACCTGAAGTGGACTAAGTCAACAACCCCTCATAACCCTGCCAGTCAGTGAATGAAGTTCCTTACTGATCTCAAAAGACGTCAGTGAACTTCACCCTGCACATGTGAATAAAGCATCGTAACTACTACCATTAAGGACAACCAGTTGGACCCTGGTTGTAGTTATAGCTTCTCTCTAATGTCTTTGAGACAGTTCAGAAACCTCTTCTATACTTTCAGCAACAAAGTTCTTCCTGTCCCAATCAGGCAGTCACTGACAGCTACAAAGTACTGAACAGGCACTGCAAAAAGCAATCCAAGCTCCTTTCCAGTCTCCAAAAATGATGCATTTCCTCCAAGGTCACATAACAAAAAGTTTTCTCCAGAATTTCCCTCAGGTTAACTGCAATCAGTCAAACTTTGACTGCTGCATGTCTTTGAAAAGTGCACCCAAGTTTTTCAGAGATTAGTTTACCTAACACGTGAAAATTATTACTTGCCTGTCTTAAAATTGCTAATTTTAACTACTTTGCCTGTTTCATGTGTTTTAGTTCCACTCACACACCTCCGTACACACCATAAAAGGATGCATTCAAGTTTATTATATCCAGAACCATAAACCAAATAACATTTGGACAATTGCTCAAGTTAAGACCTCACATTGGAAGCTGAGAAACCttgacaacaaacaaaacaacagaagtgACACATGGAAAGATACATGGTAAGATATAAGATGAAATAAggattgtgttctggtttattgTGTGTTTTACCTTTCCTGTCAGGCTTGGTGCATCTTTTAACAAGTCGTATAGAGTCTTTTACAAACTGACGGCTGGGTTCCACAAATTGCATTACCTGATCCATGACTACCTGTGAAGATGAATGGATTTAGTATTAGTGGTGCCACATATATACCgaaaaggagaaatttttaaTTATAGAAGCATAAGGAGCAGTTACTTACAGAATTTGTAAAGacttaatataaattaaaatataatgttCCAACATAAGTAGACTTTAGAGGATACTTCCACtttgcagaaaataaagacaCTGTATCAATACATGAACATGAAGGCCCACCACTGCCTGCAAAAAATATGAAGTTTTGCCTTTCAGCACAGAAGAGGAAAGCAACACCTCCAACACAGCCTGCTTTCAGCTTCTGTCCTACACTGTGTTTCTGAGAGCGCTACTGAAAGCATCTGAACAGGCAAAAGTCACCCGTTTCAAGAAACCCCAAGCCAGAGGCTGCTGGAGGGCTGGCGAGCACCAAGGGAAATCActgaattgtctaggttggaaaggaccttgaagatcacccagtccaaccattaacctcacactgacagttcccaactccaccagatccctcagcgctgggtcaacccgactcttcaacccctccagggatggggactccacccctgccctgggcagcccattccaacacccaacaaccccttctggaaagaaatacttcctaatagtcagtctaaatcttccctggtgcaacttgaggccattccctcttgtcctatcgcctgttccttggttcaagagactcatcccccctctctgcaccctcctctcagggagctgcagagggcgatgaggtctcccctcagcctcctcttctccagactaaaccccccagttccctcagccactccccatcagacctgtgctccagaccctgcaccagctccgttgcccttctctggacacgctcgagtcattcaatggcctttttggagtgaggggcccaaaactgaacccagtcatcgaggggcggcctcaccagtgccgagtacaggggtcagatcccttccctgtccctgctggccacgctattgctgacacaagccaggatgccgttggcctccttggccacctgggcacactgctggctcctgttcagccggctgtcaatcaacccccccaggtccctctctgactggcagcctTCCAAAAATACCACGGCCTAATCTCCCTCAAAAGCAGCCCCTGCCAGCGCGCCCACCCCACGCGGGACATGCGGCCTGCGGGACCTGCCGCCGTTTATCAGCAGGGGCTCTCTGAGAAGAGCGTCCCCAACATCAGCCCCCTCAGGTCTCCCTGCCACTCCCCCCGCCTCACCACTGCGGCCgaggccgggccgccccgcctgACCCAGCTCCCCAAATCCCGCCGGCCTCGCTCCAAGGGACTCCCGCAGCCCGCCGGGGGAGGCCGGCCCAGCGCCCCCAACGGCTCCCTGACGGGGCTCTCCGGCCGCGGGGcgcccctgggcagggcagggcacgacagggcagggcaggggacaggcCGGGGGTGCCCGCACGGCTCTTACCAGTTGCGCCGCCGGGCGAAGGCCACGTCGCACAGCGGCTGGGGGAGGTGACGTCACCACGCACGGCGTACGCGCAGCCGCGCCGCTTCCGGGCGGGGTGGGGCGGAGCggccttgttttaagaaaaagggGGATGTTGGTGGTggggtggtttgttgttttctttctccctttttttccccttcctttctggTTCCCAGGCACCCCCCTCCTCACTGGCGAGGCAGCCACACGGCCCCGTGGCTGGCCAGGGCCTGTTGCCAGGGGCaggggagcccccccagccccacgggggcGAGTCGCCGGCACCTCGGGGCGGGTAGCCAGCgggattggggaggggggggaggctgTCGGTaggccccggcccgggggcgaGCACAGGCTGTGGCGGTTGTAGCCATAGGATCCATGAGCCCTGTGGTGGGAAACAAAGGGAAGATGGTGCCGATACACCAGTGACAAATGCTGTTCGAtgaagggtggggaaaaaaacatgaaaaacttgTTCAGACAGTGATTGCCCGTAAGTCAGACATCTATTGATTTGTACCAGTGCTGAAACTGTTGTGAGGTAGGAGTTCATCACCTATGAAAGCATCAACtcctgtggcttttttttgtAGAGGAGTGTGCAGCACAGCACTTAAAAATGGGAAAGCTTTTTACATTTTGGCACCTCAGATTCAGTGCAAAACACTTCCTTTCAGGAGGGGGTAAAAGAGGCTTTCACTGCCTAAAGTGAGTCCATCTTTGctgtttcagaaaggaaaatcagaTCGTGTAACAGGTAAAGGAAGAACAAAGAtaacatttattgatttttatccTTAATTTGCTTTTGATATTACTAATTTTGGTCTAGAACTCTTCCTAGTTGGCTGCCATACTGAGTACCCAAAGCTTATTAATTATTCAGTCAGGCTACAGGGCTTTTGCAGCCAGATGAGGCAAATGCTCTGTTGATCTTAACTCACTATTGGATTTAAGCGTGTACAAAATCTTTTAACTTTTTGCTGACGGCCTTCATGACAGATAAATAACATCACATCACAGCAGGGGGTTGTTGGatattttgtggattttttggcAGGTGCCTTCCTTGTCTTTGCTCACAGGTCAGGTCCCCCAGTACTACTGATCTCCTTCAAAAAtgagctttctcttttcctttggaGAGTTACTGCCTTGGGCTTCTCTACAACTTTCCTCCAAAAGCCAGGCTTTGAATTGGATTTTGCTTTGATTCTATGGCTCAGATGGGGCTGTGATTTTGATGGCCAAATTCTGCTGGACCTTTTCCATTGGCACAACAGCATGGAAAGATCACAGAGCCAGTTAGGCCTCCACAACAGATCCATGTATTATTTGTGTCTTGTTTTTGAGGCCGGTTTGCGATCTGAAAGGATAAGCAGTCTCACCTTTCAAGGGGAGAAAGGTCCGTAAGGAAAGCAGGGGAGGGCctggtggggcagagcaggcTGCTGGTCCTCTGCATGAGGAGTCAGAactttggtgggtttttgtttggtttttcccttcagtgtcacaggtaaatgCTAGAGGCTTTACCAGCAGAGGAAACTCACATTTCCAGCTGTGCTGCGTGATGAGCCTTGTTGTAAACCATAGTTGCAGAAGAATGGTTTCCACAGCACTAGGTTCCTGTAACCAAACAGCAGTGattgggagggggggaaaaaaaaaaaaatcaacctgaaACGAGAAGACACATATGTTTGAAACAATTAATGACATAAACTTCTGGTGGGATtagattttgattttaaaatgcatttgctgaAAATAAAGCCTTGGTACCCTCGGCAATTCTCTCTTTTATACTGATATTCATGGGGTTCTGGAGAGTCAGAGCTGATCCTGCCTAGCTTAACAACCATGGGTTTGTTACCAGGGGTTCTCTGTGATGGGGTAGAAAGAGGATTGCCCTCTCTCTCAGCTGTCCCTCGCTCTCCCATGATGAGTTGTCCTTTCCCTGCCAGGCTGCGAGTCTGGGCGTCAGCAGCTCAGAGGAGATGCAAAGTCCTGGTTTGTGCACAGAGTGTATTTTTAGTTCTTCCTGAAACtcttttccaacatttttctttttttttagtgttcttGAACTAATATATTGTTACTTAGAATTGGTCTTCAGGGTAACTATGTTACTGTTCTCTAAATATTTACAAAGAGTCATCTGCATTTACAGAAGATAGGAAAAAGTTTACATCTCCCAGGcatgtgtatttttttcattgaaaactaGACTATGACTAGGGTGTTTTGTTTCTACTTCTCTATGGTTCTTGCAAGCTTGGGGAAGAAAGTGGTGTGCTTGCACATGTGAATTTTCAGGCCAGTTTTACAAGTCAGCTTTTATGAGAATATCTTAGCAGTAAATAACCATtctctcaacagaaaaaaaaaaaacacacacacacacaaaaaaaaaaaaaaaaaaacaaaaaacagttgtTATCCTAGACTGTGTGCTAATGCTGATTTGCTTCTGGGTATTCATTTTGCATAAACTGGAGccatgtcatttttttttcatcctatGTGTGCTCCAAGGATGAGAGAATTCTTTTGATGATAGTTTTACTCTCCATTTTTACACGTTTGTTTCTTGTCCTTTGGAGGGcgtgaaagaaaaatatctgcttttaacCATTGGCACATTAGACTTTTGTATGAcatccattcccccccccccctcccccagacCTGGATGCTTAAGCCCATGCTTAGAAGGGAGAGCGAgagcttcctcttctcccattTCCACGCTGCCAGCCTGCCCCGTGACAGCTCCCACTTGCAGCCCATGAGCACGGCAGGGTGGCTGGGAGCCAGAGAGCTGCTGGCACTTGTGGTGAATGTGGTGGGGGATCAGCTGGAGAGGGGCAGACACCATCTTGTGTATGAGAGGAAGCTCAGCCTCTACGCAGCACGTGTGTAATCTCAGAGTGGCGTGGGGGATATAGAGCAGTAGCTCTGTCAGGGTGGGCCTCCCAGCTTCCCTGTTTCCTTGCAGATGGGAAGAGCAAAGTGCCTGGTCCTGCTCAGGCTTCTGTGAGGCGGGTGCTGTTGGGTCTCCATGGCAGCAAGGTGGTAGGGGCACACGGGAGAGGCCTGGCAGCCTGGTTTTCTTGTTTTAAGGAGTGATGCCCATGTCCTGGAAGAAAATACTTGGATGCAGTGAACCCAGCAGGTCTCCTGTGGCTGCAGAAAAAGCAATAGATTTGGGATTTGGGGTCTTGCTGAGCTATCTCCttcccatcccaacccatcccatgATGGGCAGCAGGAATCGAGCTGCTCCCCAGTAGGAAGGGCCAGAGGGGTGAGCAGGTGGGCAGGAGGCACAACCAACGCTGTGGCCAAGGTCTCCACAGGCCTTCCTTGTGGCAAGGCATGAGGCAGCATCTGAACTGGAAGGAGGAAAGGCAAAAAACTGGTCACTTCCCTGGCAGAGTTTTTGAGAGGGATGGATTTTTTGAGCAGAGTAGCCTTTGGGGACAGAATGTGACTTGCTTTCATggatttgaggggaaaatggttATCCTGCGAGGTAGTGAATGTCAAGGAAAAGACTAAGAAAACTGGGAAGGTGGAAGCTTGTGGACTTGCATATGCAAGGAATACAGGCTAATGAGGAAAGTGAAGGTCGGAGTATACTCTGGGACAGAAAACAGTGACCACACAGCAACGTAAGATTTACAGCCCCAACAGGGTAAAAGTGCAgacaaggaagagagagagaaggcaagGTGGTGGTGTGGGAAAGGTGTAAAGGGACCTCCGTGGACAGAGCAGCCCACAAACAGCGCTGCGGGTAGATGCCTCCTCAGAATAtcaaaggcagcagcacagtAGCCCCATTGACTGAAGTCATGCTAATGATCCATCACTTGACAGTCAGTGTTGTTGGATGACTAAATGACTATTAAATTCAGTCTTTAGAAATTGCTAAGATATATGGGaccttttatttcttaattttacatTATCGTAAATATGTTTGATTAATTTATATCTCGAGGAACCTTTGGAATATCTATGTgcttctgacatttaaaaattatttttagctttttattcTCCTAAACGATACTGAGTCTCTGTTTGGACTTGATAAGCACATCTGCATGATTTACGATGGGAAGAAAGATGATTTCCCTCCTCAGTAGCTGTACAGATGCAGGGGCAGAGCATAAATGAGGAATTAATGTTAGGGAGGAAATGATAGCTCCGATTTGGGGTTCAGAAGGAGATGATGAAGTGCTTGTGGTCCGTGTCTTTGGGTTAGCCTCATTAATTATAGAAATGCCACTAGATCAGGATTTAATGCCACGGCTGTGAAAGGGAATGTCGCTAGTCTGAAGCAGTCAACAAGCCCCATCCTTTGATTTGTGCTGCTTAATATTCAGTGGAGATGAAATGTGGGGATGAGGGAGGAGTGCTGTTAAAATAGATTTCTACCAGTGTTAGATTTATTGTGTATAATTTTAAAGATGACCTTTTAAATAAAGTCTGTGTTCAATTTCATTTGAAAGACCTGAAGAGTGAGAGCACTTGGAAGATTTGTGTCTGTATTAATGATAGACGCAATGTGAGAGAAACAAGGGTAGTATACTAAAATGGCATCACTAAAATACTTCAGACTAAAAAGATCTGAAGGTAAGGTTTCCAGATAGCAAAAACAATACAAGGAAGTTAGCAGAGGAATAGGTGTGCCTCCATCAGCTGTTCAGGTCTGAGaggtaaagaaaaatcaaatattagCTTCTCTGATGGAATGCTTGTAATAGTTTTGTTTTAGCACAGCCGCCACTGATGGctgtaatttctctttctttttagccACTTGTCAATTCTTTCCTTGAGGTGTGCCACTTTTAAagtttatggtttgtttttttgtacCAGTCAGTGTCACTCTCACATTGTTTCTGGGCTCatccaacaaaaataaaatgtaaagaaaagttactttGAGAAACAATGGGCCAGAAAATGCTTCCTTTAAGTCTTGGTCTCTGGTAAATAGCAGCTGATTATGCAGGCTTTGTCCCTGTCTTTGCAATTTCCACCTGAAGATTTTTATGTATAATAAGAAACAAATTGCTCAATCCTTCATAACACTAATAGTAGTTGCGGAAATACTAATTGCCacctcagattaaaaaaaagctaaattaaaattgcaaataTTCTTAAAtgtaaggtgattttttttttttctcctgaggaCAAAGGGATTAAAAATGAagtgataggggttttttttgtagcagaAGAGTATTTTATGtcagcagaaacatttttcaagtgCTTTGTGTGtgttcagacatttaaaaatggCTTTCAAAAAGATGCAGTGGTTGCATGTATTATACATAAGACTCAATCATATAGTGGATACAGAAGTAGCAGCAAAAAGTGCAAGCAAAGCATATTTTCAGGTATATTGAACATGGCCCCCATCTGCTTCAAACCAAAATGACAGAGCAACCAATGCCTTCAGTAACCATAAACAAGCCGTTCATTGTTGCATGGCTATAGTGtcaaaacattaattaaaagtCCCACTTTTAAGATGAGATCTTGTTTTACTGTGTTTAGGCAAACCTGTACTGATTTCAATTCGTGAAGCATGCCCCATGCtcctttctgttattttatacATGTAGTAAAccaaattttctttctgtgatgtTTCAGTGCACCTTTTACTCAGTTCATGGCTCAGGAGTAGCTGCTCAGGATGTCTGTTCCATCCTGGTAACAGGGTCAGCTGAGCTGGACCCCAGTTCTGCTGTCATGATATGTGTTTTGGTATAAAAGTTATTTCATTACATGTCAGCTCTGGTGAGGTCCAAAAGCCCCAAAAGCACGCTGGCTAGGAGCGTGGGCCAGAATGCCATCTCGTTCTCTGGAGGTAAAAGGTGTTCCTTCAGCTTTTTCCTGCTGTAGAACTgtaaaaatatgaaagaagttGAGAGCCACCACTTTATGAGGGTGGGAACCATCTGATGGGTAGGGCGGAGTGAGCAACTGAAAGGACAGAGgtggacaaacagaaaaataatacttcTTACGACTGAAAAGAGCAATAACTTACTTGCCCCTAgggttttttaacatcttttttccTGCTGATCTATATAAAGTTGGTTGGCTGCCTGTCTTTGTTCCTGCTTTCAGATTAAACAGGACATTTGCCCTTGGCTCAGATTAAGCGTTTGCAATACTGTTGAGGCCTCTTGAATTTTGCCAAGTGCCTGTGCCAAAGCAGACATGTCACTGATTTGCGCAGGATCTGTGTGCTTCAGGCACGCTTGCAGCATGGGCTTTCACAAACGGCACCTTGGAAACACACTAAATATGTAATAACTTGGGTATGAAAGGATCCAGAGAAGTTTGGATATGTCAGAACTGAAAATCAGCTTTGGAGGGTTTTACAGAGGTGGGGATTGTTCTTAAACTTAAGAAAACTAGAATtgcaaagtttctttttttttctactcttttgaAGCTATTTTTAAATGCCTCCCTTTCCACCTTCACAAATCTTCACTCCATGTGTTACCTAAAAAGAAATTTGGATGGGTCTGGGATTTTTGACTGTTTCAGTTTCTAGGTGCTCAGTCTGAGGAACCTTGATGGGACCTATGGTTCAGGGAGCAGAGATAGAGTGTCTCTGAACTGTAAGCCCTTTAAAGATGCCTTGAGAACAACCTGAAAATGTCGGTCATTAGAGAAGCAGTTTTGCGATTAGTAGTTGAGTGCATGATCCTCCTCACATGCAAACAGGAGCACTGAGGGAGAAGCTGCTTTTCACAGCATGAAGAAGCTGTAGACTTTTTTCACTGTTGTCCAGATCTGCAGCATTCTTGGTGAGTTTTATTTGATCCTGCACTGGAAATAATATGGTTCACTGGATTACTCTGCTTATTCATGTCACCAGTAATGCTCCAAGTCTTTATTGCTAAGGATTTGGGGAATCTTCTGTTCAACTGGTACAAATGTATGCAGCAGTTTTACAGCACAAAACTGCCAGTAGTTCCTTAGCCCCATCAGTAATAGTTGCAATTGAAGCAGGCAATGAAATATTTGCAAATCTCATTTCTCTCACTCCCTTTCCCAGTAAGATAAAAATCAATTACTTGCATCACTGGAGAAAAGAACAGAAGTCTGCAAGGTGgtgttgattttaaaaatgaatac is a window of Athene noctua chromosome 2, bAthNoc1.hap1.1, whole genome shotgun sequence DNA encoding:
- the SEC61G gene encoding protein transport protein Sec61 subunit gamma, encoding MDQVMQFVEPSRQFVKDSIRLVKRCTKPDRKEFQKIAMATAIGFAIMGFIGFFVKLIHIPINNIIVGG